One region of uncultured Methanolobus sp. genomic DNA includes:
- a CDS encoding argininosuccinate synthase gives MTKKVVLAYSGGLDTSVCIPLIKEEYGYDEVITVAVDVGQPEDDVKQATEKAQKISDKHFTLDVREEFVNDYIFPLIKANGDYEGYVMGTSIARPLIAKKVVEIAEQEGAVALAHGCTGKGNDQLRFEAVFRLTDMDVIAPMRDMNLTRDWEIEYAKKHGIPVGVTTAKPWSVDENIWSRSIEGGKLEDPGFIPPEEIYQWTVSPEAAPEGQTLVIGFENGVPVSLDGEDMNGVDLIIKLNEIAGSHGVGRTDMIEDRVLGLKARENYEHPAATVLLTAHKDLEKLVLTRAELKFKKNVDEQWSELAYYGLVDEPLYADLNAFINKTQQRVSGTVTVKLHKGSVIILARTSPYALYSEDLVSFDSATIDQKDAEGFAKYHGFQARMYRKVIEK, from the coding sequence ATGACAAAGAAAGTAGTACTTGCTTATTCAGGCGGACTTGACACTTCAGTGTGCATCCCGCTTATCAAAGAGGAATACGGCTACGATGAGGTTATCACAGTTGCCGTAGATGTGGGACAGCCTGAGGATGATGTCAAACAGGCTACAGAAAAGGCACAGAAGATCAGTGACAAGCACTTCACACTTGATGTACGTGAAGAGTTCGTTAACGATTACATCTTCCCTCTTATCAAAGCCAATGGCGACTATGAAGGATACGTAATGGGTACATCCATCGCACGTCCACTTATCGCTAAGAAGGTAGTTGAGATCGCAGAGCAGGAAGGTGCTGTTGCACTTGCACATGGTTGTACCGGAAAGGGCAACGATCAGCTCCGTTTCGAGGCAGTTTTCCGCCTTACCGACATGGATGTCATTGCACCAATGAGAGACATGAACCTCACCCGCGACTGGGAAATAGAGTATGCTAAGAAACACGGCATACCAGTAGGTGTCACAACAGCAAAACCATGGAGTGTTGACGAAAACATATGGAGCCGCAGTATCGAAGGTGGCAAGCTTGAAGACCCTGGATTTATCCCACCAGAGGAGATCTACCAGTGGACAGTTTCCCCTGAAGCAGCTCCTGAAGGCCAGACACTTGTGATCGGCTTTGAGAACGGTGTTCCAGTTTCACTTGACGGTGAGGATATGAACGGTGTTGACCTTATCATCAAGCTCAATGAGATAGCAGGTTCCCATGGTGTCGGCAGAACTGACATGATAGAGGATCGTGTTCTCGGACTTAAAGCACGTGAGAACTACGAGCACCCTGCAGCCACTGTACTACTCACAGCCCACAAGGACCTTGAGAAGCTTGTGCTCACAAGAGCTGAGCTGAAGTTCAAGAAGAATGTGGACGAGCAGTGGTCAGAACTTGCCTACTATGGTCTTGTGGATGAGCCACTCTACGCAGACCTTAATGCTTTCATTAACAAGACACAGCAGCGTGTTAGTGGTACTGTGACCGTGAAACTGCACAAGGGCAGTGTTATCATTCTTGCACGTACATCCCCGTATGCACTCTACTCAGAAGATCTTGTGTCCTTTGACAGTGCTACCATTGACCAGAAGGATGCTGAAGGGTTTGCAAAGTATCATGGCTTCCAGGCAAGGATGTATAGGAAGGTTATTGAGAAGTAA